AATAGATACCAAAATAGCCATAAGTGTTTGATTCATCATTTTTTCGTATTTTTGAGCAAATACAAACACACCTGCACCAACTGGCAAAGCTGACATAATTAAGGAAACTACTGCCCATAGTGGTTCAATATCGAAAACATACATGAATAGTATGAAAGTAATAAATGGTTGAAATATTAGTTTTAAAGATACTATGACGCCAATTTCTATTTTATTAAATTCACTTTCTTTGATTAAAGTCATTTGACCTACTAACCCTAAACCGATGGCAAATAAGGCTGTTGAACCAGATGCATTTGCTAATAAATCTGAAAAAGTCCAAACTGCAGTTGGTAGGGGAATCTTAGCAATGGCCACTATTATTCCTGCTATAACTGATATTGTTAATGGACTTGTAACAACAGGTTTTATTATTTGCCATAAAATATTTAATTTTTTTTCTTGTTTATTATTATTAATTACTAAAGCTGACTCACAGACCAATAATACTATTGAGATAACAGGTATGTTATGAATTAATGTTGCTAAGGCTGCTGGGAGTGCTGCTTCACTTCCAAAAGCAGCAATAACTAAAGGAATTCCCATATAACCTGTTGTACCATAAGAAGTATTCATGCCATAAAGCGATGCAGATGAAATATCTTTTTTAAAAACCCATTTAGAAATTAAAACAGCGAGAATGAAACTTGCTAATATTCCCCCTAAATTAATCGCTATAAACTGCCAATTTACCAATTGTTCAATAGGTGCAGCAGCAGTAGCTTTGAATAATAAGGCAGGTAAAGCAATATAGAAAACAAAATTATTTAAGGTTTTGGCTCCAGATTTAGGTACCATTCCAGATGATCCGGCAATATATCCGACTGCAATTATTGCAAAAATAGGTAAGATGACATTAACAATTATGATCATAATAAGTTACTTTCAAATGCAAGATTTTGAGAAATTTCAATCAATCGATACTTTTCATTTTCCTCTACTGTAAATAAGCAGCGTTCAGCACCTTCACGTAATGTTTCATCTAAAT
This window of the Rummeliibacillus pycnus genome carries:
- a CDS encoding AEC family transporter is translated as MIIIVNVILPIFAIIAVGYIAGSSGMVPKSGAKTLNNFVFYIALPALLFKATAAAPIEQLVNWQFIAINLGGILASFILAVLISKWVFKKDISSASLYGMNTSYGTTGYMGIPLVIAAFGSEAALPAALATLIHNIPVISIVLLVCESALVINNNKQEKKLNILWQIIKPVVTSPLTISVIAGIIVAIAKIPLPTAVWTFSDLLANASGSTALFAIGLGLVGQMTLIKESEFNKIEIGVIVSLKLIFQPFITFILFMYVFDIEPLWAVVSLIMSALPVGAGVFVFAQKYEKMMNQTLMAILVSIFISVISLSIILMYVDL